A window of Ascochyta rabiei chromosome 6, complete sequence genomic DNA:
CGCCCCCGCGCCCGACAACATCACCTTCAGCGCCCGGCCCGTCGTCGGCTCCGCCCATCACCCACCCACAACACACACGGCCCAGCCAACGAGTCCCGCCTACCCGCCGCCAGCGCACCCCCAGTATGCCGCCGTCCCGCACGCCCCCGCCCCGCCGCCCCTCGCCCAGCCCCAGTACCCGCCGCCGCCCATGGGCACCCACTCCCCGCGCCCAGAGCACCACCGCGCGCAGTCGAGCGCGGGCGCAACGAGCACCTACGACGGGCGCAAGGTGGTCGAGATGGTCccaggcggcggcggccgGCCCGACCTGCAGAACATCATGCCCGGCGGTATGCCCGGCGGCTTTCCAGGCGGCGGCATGCCTCCCCCCAGCCCGCTGTTGGAAGCCTACCAGGGCGTGTACCAGTCCATCAGCCCCATGCCGCAGGCCATGAtgctcgacgacgacgacatcGACCACCTGCAGCCCCTCGACAGCCTCTCCCCGCGAGAATCGAGGCGTTCCGTCCAGGGTCGACACCGCGCCCACTCGCGCTCAGGCCGCTCACCAAGCCCCCTCCCGCCCTCGAAGCGCAAGGACAAGCTCGCCCTCGAAGCCTACAGCTCCTCCGCCCGAGATCCATACGATCCCTACTCGGATCGCGACCGCCGCTCCAACGACCGCAAAAAGGAAGAACGCCGCGCACGAGTCTACGATGCCGAACCCGACGCCCTCGCCATCGTCGACGCCCTGAGCGCGCGCACGCCCGACCTCGACACCCTCATCGACATCCTCCCGCTCCTCTCGCACGATCAGATGCTCGAGCTCCGCACCGAGTACAAGCGCCACTGCAAAGTGCAGGGCCGCGGCATCAACATTGCCAAACACATCAAACTGAAGACCTCGGGCAACTTTTGCAAAATCGCATACGTGACCGCCCTCGGCCGCTACGAGGGCGAGGGCTACTGGGCAAACTACTGGTACCAGAGCAACTCGGCGCGCCGGGAGCTGCTCATCGAAGCGCTGATGGGCCGCCAAAACCACGAAATCCGAGCCATCAAAGACACCTTCCGCGACAAGCGCTACTCGGACTCGCTCACAAAATGCATGGACAAGGAGCTCAAGGCCGACAAGTTCCGCAAAGCCGTGCTCATGGCGCTCGAAGGCGAGCGACAGGAGGAGTCCGACGTGTGGCCGACCGAGTACCGCAACCGCGACGTCGACACGCTGTACAAGGCACTCAAGGCGCGCGAGGGCGGCGAGAGCGCCATCCTCGGCGTCGTCGTCATGCGCAGCGACGCCCATCTGCGCGAGTGCCTGCGCACGTACGAGCGCAAGTACCAGGGTAGTTTTGCACGCGAGTGTCTGCGGAAAAGCAACAACCTCGTCGTAAGTCACGCCCACTACTTCGATTCTCGAAGAACACCAAGAGCTCAGCTAACACCACCCCAGGGCGAAGTCATAGCCCACATCCTCAACGGCGTCATCAACCGTCCAGCCCGCGACGCCATGCTCCTGCACCACGCGCTCATGGACCTCATCGAGCcctcgtcgttgtcgtccaATGCCCGCTCCTCGCGCGAAAATACCTCCGCCGCCTCGACATCAGCCGCCAAACACGAGCGCCAGCAGCGCTACGAGCTGCTCGTCTCGCGCCTCGTGCGCCTCCACTGGGAGCGTATGCACCTTGGCCGCGTCAAGGCAGAGTACGAGGACAAGTACGGTAGGATGGTCGAGGAGGATGTCGAAGAGGCGACCAAAGGGGATTTTAGGGAGTTTTGTCTTGCGCTCTGTCAGACGGGTCGGTGAGGGGAGGGGTTTGGTTGGGTGGATGGATGGATCGATGAATGAATGGATTCGTTGGATGGAATTGGATTGGGTTCGGGCAAGTGGAAGCAGAGATGGATGATACCTAGGCGTGCATTTAAAAAAAAAATGTCATCACGGAACGATTTTAACGAAGCGATGGAATGCAAAAGTAAATCATGTCTTCTTTTCGCTGTTTCGACTCCTCACTCCTGACTCCTGTCTTTATCATGACttccacaccacaccacaccacaccctCACCCAATCCAAATATACCCATCCGCGCCCGCTTGGCCCGACGACAGGATATCCGCCGGCGGCGGCAGGTTGTGCACGGCGTTGCGCGCGCTCGCATTCGGCACGTACGGAAACACTATGTTGGGCAGGTTGGGCGCGCGCATGTCTGCCTGCGTGCGAGACGCGACGGTGCTGCTACTACTCGGTGGAGGTGCGCTCGCCATCGGCGTCGTCATCATTGCCGTCCCTGCAATGCTGTTGGGAGCGCGACTGGCCCCTGCGTGCTCCGCGTGACTGGCCAATCCGTGCTTCAGCGCACCCGGGGGAGGGAGAGAGGGTGGCGCGGCTGAGGGCGGGTTCATGTAGCTCCAGTGCGCGGTCGAGGGCAGCTTGAGCGTTGCGAGTGGGTTGATGTGTAGCCCGTCGCTGGCTGTGAAGGGGTTGTAGAGCATATCGCTGGAGGTGTGGCTGCTGGCCAGGGTGGCTGCTGGTACTGTTGTTGCTGGGATGGCTGACGACGAGTTCTCGTCGGCCCACTGTAGGATATTGCGGTTCAATATGATAGGGCTGCGCTcaccgtcgtcgtcgtcaaaGGTGAGGTCCGTCATCAAATCGAACGTAGGTCGCATGGGGTCGGTCTGTGATGTGGTACCAACCGGCGCGCCAGTTGTGACGGATGGTGCGTTAGGCATCGTGGGAATGGCTGCATGAGCGGTCGATTTGTCACTTCTGCGCTGAGCCACCACCTGGCTTGAGATATCAGACGTATTATCTGCCGTTTCTGTGGAACGTGAGGAAGCCTGTAATCTCTGTGCTTTGGGCTCGCTTGCCCGGTCTTTCAATACGCGCTCCTCCTTGGGTTTCAGCTTGTAGCCAGCTTGGGAGAAGAGCTCAGGATACCGGATGCGAAAGCGGTCGCGCAGATCTGTTGGATGACGCATGTCGAACCCCAGCTCACAGTCGTTGCGCATCAAGTGCCAGACAGGACCGTATCGTTTGAAGCCTTTCAAGAGGTTCTTGTCGTCCGTGTCGCTGAATTCGCGGCGTGCTCGACGTTTGCTCTTGAGGAACGGCCCATGGACATCCGTCTTGCTCGTTGCAGCTTGACTGACCGAGTCTTGAACCTCCGTCTCTTCGGAAGTAGTCCACGGAACTAGCGGGACGGCATGATCTACTATGCTGTCGTTTGAAAATACTGTCCTAGGTTCACTACTTGGTCCAGAAAGCTCACCGGGTCGTTTGGTCTCAGCTTTCTCGGGTGCTGGCACCTTGACTTTGAGACCTTCGCCAGGGCGGCACACCCGGAATCGGTCTTTTAGATCCACTGCGGTTCTCCCCTGGAATTGAAAGTCCGTACAATCAAGGATCTGCTTCCATCTACCGATACCAAACCTGCTGACCCCAGTAAGCAAGTCTTCTGTCTCTTTTTGTGTCCACCTAGTTCGCTTCCGCGGTGCCTTGACTTGGCTTCGAGCCTGGCTTGAGGTCTGTGTTACTGGTGGATGATTCGCAGGCCCAATACCCGGACCCGATCTATGTGATTCTTTTTGTGGGCTATCTGCATGTCTCGCTTGCCTTGTATCATCGCTTTCAGCGTCGTTTGTCTTGTGTGGCGAGACTCGAGCTTTGGCCAGTTCCTCAGTACTGCTCGTGGAAAAGGCATTCCCAAGACCAAATCGCTCACCGACATCGCTCACGAGTCCACTTCTGTCGCTGGTGATGGGCGGAAACAATCTACTCTTGGGCGGCAGCGGAGGCGGCTGGTGCAGACCCTGTAGCAATGGCGGTATCCTAGGCCGTTTTACAGTCTTCCGTAGAGCCTGTGGTGGCTTTGGCAACTGTATGAGTGAAGCATCACTCCCAGAGATACCAATAGGGTTGTGAGTCCGGTCCCTTCTTCGTGCATCTGGTGAAATTGAGGTAGGGCCTAGTCTTGGATCATCATTCCCGATACGAAAGGCTGCATGCTGGGGGGTTTGATGACCACCTGTAGGCTGAAGGACGCGAGACGGACACGTCGAATCATTCAGTACCCGAGCAAGTGGAGCACTTGAATGCGCCTGTAACGAGGTCTTGATCCTGCTCTCAACATGGTCTTTATGGCTTTGAGAATCACGATTTAGACGTGCGTCATTAACGCTAGTTCCGGGCTCAGTATAGCGAGTAGCAACGGACGACGATGTGGTTGTCAGCACAGAAGGATCAAGGGTGACTCTTTTGTAAGGCGACTGATCTAGCAACGTCGTTATCCGAGGCTCCATCAGGGCAGGAGTGAGGTGTTGTTTGGGAGTTGGCTGTGATAGGAGCTAGGCGGAAGCGAAGCTAGCGCCTTTCTTGTCCAATCACTTTTAACTGCGCCAAAGCCTTCTCCCGAACGCAGTGTCTTTCGAATCTGTGGTGTATTGCACTATTTATTGAGGGGGCTTGCAGCTCCGATACACAAACTAGTTCAAGGTCTTGATTATGCTAGCACGCCACATGTCCAAATCCTGGTGTCCCCACCAGAGCCCTGGCTGTCTAGTGGAGATTGTGACTGGTCTAGACACCCGCTACATTCAACGCAGGGCTTGATTGATCGTAGCTGTCGAGATTCCTGACACGGCGCCGAATCCTCTTCTACCTGTAAGTGTTTGTCAGATTGTACGTGAGCACGTCTGTATACACCATATCTGTCCATAGTAGCCGCCATCAACTCCAATTCAGCCCGTCATTCAGAACCAATACGGCTCGAACCGGCGTCTTAAGACTCGGAGAATTCAAATACGCCAAGAGCTATATTGACACTTCTTCCGCTTGAGACTCGGAAAAACAAGCTGGGCATCCTTCGTGCTTTTAGTATTCAGGGATGCTGCATCAGCGCTAATGAGTTAGGCCTGCAGAGCGCTATGCCGCAGTGAGATATGAGCCGGTGGACTACAAATATTTGAGCTGCCGTCCTGTACGACGAATTAGCCATCATATCCTAGTTCTTCTGTACCGATCGCAATGTTGGTTCCCTTCGTCCAAGTTCTGGCTCTGGCTGCCACAGTCCAGTCAGCTGTCACGAAGCCTCAAGATGCTGTCAAAGATCTTCAGCACCAAGCGATTACCGCGCTCAAGAAAGTCAAAGTGAACGGGACTGAAGAATGCTCTGTGTCTAACGCTGCTGTCCGAAAAGACTGGTAAGTGCTTTCTGTTCGCCAAATGTAATGTAGTGCTTAGTTAGAGACTCATGCACGAAATAGGGACACGATGTCAGGCAGGGAGCGCAAAGCATACACGACTGCCGTGCAATGCATGCTCAATTCCCCTTCCAAGTCTGATGCATCGTTGGTTCCAGGTGCGCGCAACAGATACGACGACTTCGTCGCGCAACACATCAACCAGACTTTGTCAATCCACGGCACTGGAAACTTTTTGACTTGGGTGAGTACCTGCATATAAGCCTGGCTCGGGGGACCCTAACGTCCTACAGCATAGGCTCTTCGTCTACTCCTATGAGAAAGCATTGAGAGAAGAATGTTCATACAAGGGCTACCAGCCGTACTGGAACTGGTTCTCCTACCAGGATGACTTGAAAAGGTCCCCAGTCTTCGACGGCTCCACAACAAGTATGAGCGGCGACGGTTCCTACGTCTCTCACAACGGTAGCGTAGGCGGCGCCGGCACCATCTTCCTTCCTTCAGGAGAAGGAGGTGGCTGTCTGCAGAGCGGTCCATTCAAAGGCATGATTGCCAACCTCGGGCCTGTGTCCCCTACAATGCGGGGCCAAACGAAGGTCAATGGAAGTCTGTCATACAACCCTCGCTGCCTGAAGCGCGATTTGACTACATTCGCATCAGCGAAATGGCTCACGGTGGAGAACCTTCTGAACCTGACTGCCGGCGACGCATCGGAGAACGTCAAGCTGTTCCAAGATGAGTATGCCGAACTCGATTCTCAACTTTCCCAACGATTGGATTCTAACACTGTATCTAGGCTTCAAGGTCGATTCAAAGACGGCTTTCTCGGTCTGCATGCCGCTGGCCACTTCAGCATCGGCGGCGACGCCGGAGACGTCTTCTCTTCACCCGTCGATCCAGTCTTCTTTCTACACCATGCAATGCTGGACAGGGTTTACTGGATCTGGCAAGCTTTGCACAAAGAGCAGGCAAACACGGTCGCTGGCACACTTACGCTGAACAACAATCCACCAAGTCGCAACACTACTTTGGAGGACCTTATTCAGACAAACTATCTCGGTGTCGAAGCTACGACGATTGGTGATTCGCTTGATACATTGGGGAATAAGCCGTTGTGTTACATCTACAAGTAGAGGGGGATAGGGCTGGAGAGGCGAGTACGACGAAACGATCAAAGTATCTCAAAAACTCATGCTTCAGAACTATGAGAGATGTATTATAGCAGTAATATTAACTCCTCTTCCTTTCGCAATCTAAACATCTATAATTCGATATGGTCTCAAGACAGCACACTCAGCCCTTGGCTGGTCCCACTCCACAGCCAGATAGCAATCAGCATAAGCAGAGCCGGCACCCACCACTGCAACCAGATCGAGTACGCCGTCCTGCTCTGCACGTCCAAATGGCTCTTCAGCGGAACACCCCATTTCTGCATGACTCTGTACTCCTCCTTCATCACGGCCTTCTCCCCCTGATCCATGCTCTTTGGCGCCATCCTCAACTTGGCCAACACCTCGTCACTGACCAGCTTCGCACCCGCAAGCACGATCGGCACGCCTGTTCCTGGATGCGCGCTCGCGCCTACAAAGTATAGGTCCTCGATGGAAGCGTGCTTTGTCTTTGGGCGGAAAGCAAGAACGTTGAAGAAGGAGTGCGAGAGGCCTAGGATTGCGCCGCGATCGAGATTGAATGTGGATTTCCAGGTCACGGGCGTGTTGATGACTTCGTCGACGATGTGGGAGCGGATGTCGATGTTCAGGCGGGCTTCGATGGTCTTGAGGATCGTGTCGCGCGCCATCTGCACCATCGAATTGAAGTCTTGCGTCCTCCCTGCATTGTCCTTGGAGCCTTTGTGTAAGTCTGAACCATAGTCTTCGAGGTGGCCTACAGGGACGAGAACGACAAGAGAGTCGCATCCCTTGGGTGCTGCGGAGGGATCGACGCGCGAGGGTACGTTGACATAGAAGCTCGGTTGGTCGGGGATAAGGTGCTTCTTGAAGATGCTGTCAAAGGACTCTTTGTAGTCTTCGGCAAGGAAGATGTTGTGTGCGGAGAGTTCGGTGAATTGTCTGTCGAGTGCCCAGTAGAAGGATATGCTTGAACACGAGGCTTTGCGCCCTTGGAGGGATTTGGCATAGCTGGAAGATGGGAGGAGTTCGTTGTAAGCGTATGTCAAATCAGCGTTGCAAACAACCAGGTCTGCGGTGAGAGGCGGCCTGCCGTCCTGGAATGTTACTCCCGTTGCCCGTTTCCCGTCGTCGGAAAGCTGTATCCCTGAGACAGGGCTGTTGAACATGTATTCAACACCGTTACGCTCACCAATATTGACCAGAGCTTCGATGACCTTGTGGAATCCACCGAGAGGGTACCAGATCCCCTCAGCAAGTTCCGTGTACTGCAACAAACTGTATGTTCCAGGAGCGTCAAATGGGCTCATACCCATGTACATACTTGCAAATGTGAATACTCTCCGTAGTCTCTCGGTGCGGAAATAGACACTGGCTCGGGTGTAGATGCTCTCAAAGGGATGCAGAGCAATCAAGTGGCGCAAGAAACTCGGGCGGACCATGCTGAACAGCGAGTAGAAATTCCTCTTGAGCACATGGATGACAGACAATTCGTAGTGACGGTGGGACTCCTGCAGGAAACCAAGATAGCGTTCGAAACCATCTTTACCCTCGAATCGCTCGATTTCCTCTTTCATGACCGCAACATCAGTCGATAGCTTGAAATTTGTGCCATCGTGGAAGTGGACGTTGTAGTTGGGATTGCATTTGACCAGATGAACGCCCTCATCCTCGAGCGAAGTCCCGAGGTCCTGGAACGTCTCTTTGAATAACTCGGGGAGTAGGAGTAAACTGGGTCCTTGATCAAATCTCTGTCAACCTGTCAGTCTCAAGCGCAAAGTGCTACGTCCTTGAAATGGCATACGTAGCCGTCGCGATGTATCAGACTGCATCGCCCACCAGAGAAGTCATTCTTCTCAACAAGCGTGACTTTACATCCCGCCGCGGCGAGGCGCGCAGCCGCCGCAACACCACCAGCACCGGCACCGACAACAATTACACTGGGGCGCGCGTCGAACTCTTGTTTTCCCATATCGAAGAATTTGAATTGGCGATCTCAGGGCCAGGAACAACGGCGTGGTAAGAACGCGTCTTTACGCGGTCGTCGAAGTGGCGCAGGCGTCCGAATTCACCAAGTCATGACGTTGTGACAAGTGAATCAGTAGCGAGTGGAGCCCCGAAAGAGCCGCAGCCACGCGATAGCACTCCTTCAAGCCATCGCAACTGCCGATAGCATGTGATCAAGGACAGTTTTGCGACTACGAATTGTGTTGAAACTGTAATGTGCTGAATGTCTGTCTGAGCCCGCATCGACCTACGCTTGCTGCCGAGTTATCCAATCGGCTTCTGCCGAGCATTGATGTGCATCACTCTTCTTGAATAGGCGCTGTGATAGACAGCCCATCTGCTTGGCCACAACACTACAGGGAGTGAGTGTTGCATGTTTTTCTCTGCTGTTCTCTATACGTCGTACGATATCCGCTATTGGGGTGCTCTGAAGGGTGCAAATGAAAGCAGCAACTGACCTAGACACAATAATTGTATTCAGAACTACGACTCAAAAATCAACTTTCATACCCGGAATGAGCTTTGTAAGTGACAAGGTGGATAATACATAAGATAGTGCTATGGATCAGCAGACACTAGTAAAGACAGACTAGCATTACATTGGCAACACAGTTAGGTGAGATTTGGTGTAATCTACTCGGTAAATTCACTTTACATCGCCTACCTATCGTCTCACAAAACTTAGGCCGAGCATCCGAATTGACACCAGAGGTGGCCAGACATGTTGAGCAATGACGCTTGCGCTACGCTGACGACGGTAGCTCTCGGGCCTCACCTCATAGCAACGTCACTCGTCAAATGGGTAAACTTACAAATGCGGAAGCTGCAGGTTGAAAGTCTCAACACCACCCTGCAAATACCAACCACATCTTCGATCATACCAAATAAACGAAACTACGCCCACAATGAAGATCGCTATCACAGGA
This region includes:
- a CDS encoding Phytoene desaturase (3,4-didehydrolycopene-forming) produces the protein MGKQEFDARPSVIVVGAGAGGVAAAARLAAAGCKVTLVEKNDFSGGRCSLIHRDGYRFDQGPSLLLLPELFKETFQDLGTSLEDEGVHLVKCNPNYNVHFHDGTNFKLSTDVAVMKEEIERFEGKDGFERYLGFLQESHRHYELSVIHVLKRNFYSLFSMVRPSFLRHLIALHPFESIYTRASVYFRTERLRRVFTFASMYMGMSPFDAPGTYSLLQYTELAEGIWYPLGGFHKVIEALVNIGERNGVEYMFNSPVSGIQLSDDGKRATGVTFQDGRPPLTADLVVCNADLTYAYNELLPSSSYAKSLQGRKASCSSISFYWALDRQFTELSAHNIFLAEDYKESFDSIFKKHLIPDQPSFYVNVPSRVDPSAAPKGCDSLVVLVPVGHLEDYGSDLHKGSKDNAGRTQDFNSMVQMARDTILKTIEARLNIDIRSHIVDEVINTPVTWKSTFNLDRGAILGLSHSFFNVLAFRPKTKHASIEDLYFVGASAHPGTGVPIVLAGAKLVSDEVLAKLRMAPKSMDQGEKAVMKEEYRVMQKWGVPLKSHLDVQSRTAYSIWLQWWVPALLMLIAIWLWSGTSQGLSVLS
- a CDS encoding Tyrosinase, coding for MLVPFVQVLALAATVQSAVTKPQDAVKDLQHQAITALKKVKVNGTEECSVSNAAVRKDWDTMSGRERKAYTTAVQCMLNSPSKSDASLVPGARNRYDDFVAQHINQTLSIHGTGNFLTWHRLFVYSYEKALREECSYKGYQPYWNWFSYQDDLKRSPVFDGSTTSMSGDGSYVSHNGSVGGAGTIFLPSGEGGGCLQSGPFKGMIANLGPVSPTMRGQTKVNGSLSYNPRCLKRDLTTFASAKWLTVENLLNLTAGDASENVKLFQDELQGRFKDGFLGLHAAGHFSIGGDAGDVFSSPVDPVFFLHHAMLDRVYWIWQALHKEQANTVAGTLTLNNNPPSRNTTLEDLIQTNYLGVEATTIGDSLDTLGNKPLCYIYK